A window of Gossypium hirsutum isolate 1008001.06 chromosome D13, Gossypium_hirsutum_v2.1, whole genome shotgun sequence genomic DNA:
GGCTCCTGCAGCCATGTACTCTACAACACTAATGCCAAAGTGCTCGTCTATCATCGAGTGGATTCCAGCAACAGCACCGCCCAAAAGACTTACCAAGTCCCTGCATAGTGTATGAAAACGACGAAACAAAGAGTTAAAACATATATATTGCAGTAACGCAAATGCAGACAAACTTGATTATCTGCTGATCAtcaatttttggatgattttcaTTTAGCGAGAGGATCCAACTAAACTTATACGTAATTGTTCTTACCTATACATCACGTTTTTATGGAATTCCACATCGTCTTGAATGTTCAATTGCACTGCTTTGTCTTTCAAATTCTGGAGTCTTTCCTCGTCTGATTTATTTCGACAACTACCTACAAACTGCAACTTAGGTCTTCGATAGTGTTCTAGTTTTTTTATGGCAACAGAAAATGCCTCAAGTTGAAGACTATGTGCCTgagtcaaaaaaaaatcaatctgtaaagagtttctagaactAATCAAGGTTCCAAAACCGAAACACCGGAACCATTAAAAATTTAGCTTGAAGGTCTATGTAAGTATGTGCACCTTCTCGGGACGAAATTGTGCAACAGATATGATTTTTGGAGTTTCCACCGACCTTTCCAAAGGAAGTGCCTGTTTCAGATGTAAACTGGTAAGAAATCACAGATGAATGgcactaaaaaatataaaatgcacTATGAATGGTGATGAATAACGAGAAACAGAACCTGAAGTCCTGAAGTATCACAAGGTGGATAAACTCGCTTAATGCGCTTAGGAATACCCCAAAGCTTCTCGATGTGAGACTGAGTCCATGAAGAGTTGACCATTACAAGATGTGCACAAGATCCCACCATTCCATACATCACGCTAAAAACTCTATAATAGATAATTTTGCACCGGGATAGCCACATGCTGCCATGGAAGGATAATGTCAGGATCCAGATAACAAGATACGAAGCCAGAAATATTGCTGACACCCAAGTTAAGACATTATAGGCTGCTATACTATTGTACCGCCATACATGCAAATCAATTTTCTACCAATTTCGGAAGCAAAGGCAGTACTAACTGTTGACCAGGAAAATTGATCAAACAAAGGTTTAATAAAAAGTTGAAAGTTTTGACCTGGAACCATTGCTAAAAGCAAATCTGATATAAAACAATGCGAACATGACAGGTAAAGTTTAAGAATATATCTTAACAATCACTGATTCACTTCCAAAAACCATTAATTCAACAAGTAGAACTACACCCCTCGTGCAAAAGATAAACTGTTAAAAGCCAGTCGACATGGAATCATTTTGAGAAGGGTTAAATCACTTTTTTGGCCTAAATTTGATAACTTTTCTCACATTGGAgcctcaactttttttttttttttgaacttggcaattttttctatattagggcctgaactttttttttaagtCCAAGTTAGGTCCTGAAGTTGGCAATTGTTCTTACATTAGGGGTTGAACTTTCTTTTTCCAAGTtattcttgaaaatcctaaagtTTAGGCTCTAATGTGGGAACAACTGCCAAGTTCAGGACTCAATGTAGGAGCAATTGCcaagtttagggactaacttggacaaaagAAATGTTCAACCCCAAGGTGAGAACAGTTGCCCAGTCCAGACCCATATGGGAGCAATTGCCTAGTTCAAGACCTAACTTGCACAAAAAAGGTTCAAGCTACAATGTGGAAAATGTTGCCAAGGTCCAAATAGTGATTTACCCCTTTCGAGAACAAAAAGGAAGCTAGTTTGAAATAAGAGAACTCACATAAACTAGTAATGCAACTGTTAATACCAGTATAACAATTCAATCCAACAATCCAAAAACAAGCAAATTCCTATCATTTAACaaggttaaaaataaaaaagagattaAGTAAAAGCTGACCTTTTAGCAATTACAGCATCATTATTGTACATTGAGCTTCGTTGACGAACTCTAGAAACCATGTCTAGACTGATAGTAGGATAATGAGTGTAACAAATAACTTTGCATCCAAATAAACGTGCAATTGGGTATGTAAAAGCATACCCACTTGTATCAAAATAATACAAAGGTGTAAACTTGTTTAAAGCTTCCCAAGATAAATAAACTGATCCCAAGCTTTGACCAATCATTGTGAAGTGTGGGTACGTTGTTTCTTCAATCCATTTTCTTCTATTCAAATGCACAACctgaaaacaataagaaaaacccaaattaaacctAAAGAAAATATGGGTTTTTGTTTTTGGGGGTATGTAATTAAAAATGGAGTTACTTTTGGGGGGTAAAGGAGGTGAACACCAAAACGATCAGTGGCGCGTGACATTAAGGATTGAGAGGATGCATCGTTGTCGCCGGAGAAGATAACGGAATCGAGATCTGGGTTCTGTTCTTGGATGGCTTTGACGGCACACCAAAGGACTCTCTCACCGCCGCCGCCATCGTTGGTGTAGGGATGAAAGAATCCGACGGCTCTTTTCTTATTTCTACGGTGGTTAAGGATTTGGGAAGCTAATAAAAGGATTGTGGCAAGTGGGAGAGTGATTAGAGACCAACAAAGAATCCAATTTAACATGATCTGAaatctattttcctttttttttttttggattggaAATTGGGGAGAAGGATTTTAGAGTCGTCCGATGGAGGGGACAATGAAAACTAGAAATTTtcagaaaaggaaaaaatgaacTATTGGAGAGAACTGGGACGGCGTCGTTTTGGTTAAAGGAGAGGAAAGAAAGTGGAGAAAGTTAGAAATTAGAAATAAAGGAAAATctatttagaaaattaaaatttcaattaaatcaataacatattttaattcatcaaaactccataaattttttttttgtcttttctaACCCTTAAAACATATATGATTCCTCAAATCATTCcaagataaaatttttttataaaaaattataaaaatatatttctaaaattattaaaaattatgaatatttttttttaattttaaaatattaattgctAAAAcacctattttttttaatttatacgaGATTGAGAGCACTTATCTAATTTTTTTGTGtgaaacttattttattatattattgttgtaaataaatggttgtttgttcagtttgtaattaaatttccaataaaaaattcttatagaagtgattttttttatgtaatagaAGAAGAAacatttaaattaaacaaatattatttttggtgacaTAACATCAATAGTATCATCACCAAATTGATCAAAAAGCAGCACTGAGAGAGAATAAAAGCGATTTAATTAACCTATAGAAataaaatcacaatttaacaatttcaacttaaatcactctcccatttaaaaaaaaaaacactagttTTTGACTGATAATTACATAAACAAATTTTTAGAGGcgagcaaaactcgatttgactcgaaaaaatcgaaaagaattttgaatttcaagttaaacgaatcgagttatttgagCTAACTCGatttatataaaagattaataaataaattatgaggagaTGAAAGATAATAACAAATTTGTTACGGTGAGTAAATTTTGGACAAATTTAATTACGGTGGATGACAGTGTTAGAAagacccaaaattattattttttaatttaactcgaataaataTATTCGATTTGAATTCCATGTCACTCGacttgattcaaaaaaaattccaaatcgaattaaactaaaaaaataagattcatcaacttaattaacttaaaaaacttttattcaatttgattccATCCAACGTTTATACCTACAAATTTTACCCTTTAGCCTTACCCAGAGTCGTATTCATGACTGTTGTTGGCTCACAGGTATGTATTCCCAATAATTATTTCTCATTGGTAACATCCTATGAGGATAATTTGTTTTCCTTCATCAACAGCCTTTAAGGATCATTAAATCAATCTTTGTTTTGAAGATGCTCATAAATGAAACATCTCCAAATAACACCCCCGAGACAGGAGATTCAagtttctaaatatatatatatatatatatgcatctgAATTTTCACTTCATCATTAATATGCCTACACAACCCAAATAAACCTTACATCAATTCAATGAAGTATTTTAATATGAATGCAGGTGTCAATAAAAATCcatgtcaaattttatttaattatacataAATCCTAATTCTAAGATGGTTTAGCAGTGAATTTAAGGGGAAACAACGTTTAAATAAGAacattaaaatccaaaaatatgaTTGGTGTGTAAGATTTTTTGGTACATGCTCGGTCGATTCCAATGACCGACAGGAAATAATACTACAAATTACAAATTCATGAAATCCCCAGTTTGCTCTCTATCACAACCCAAAAAATACCTCttctaaataaaagaatattacaAGGCCATATATCACACACTTGAAACACAAAAATGGCATTATTCCAAATTTTGATCTTCACTCATCAGACAAATGAAAACGAAAGAGGGGAAAAAGAATGAAAGCCTCGAAATTGCAGCTATATGGAGCCCCATTGATCCACTAGGTAACATAAAATGTTTCAATTGAACAGACCTGTTACGACTTAATAGCTGCCCATTGGTGGCATGCCGAAAGCTGGCATTGGAGGCATTCCCATTCCTCCCATGGGTGGTGGAGCAAAACCTCCCATGCCTGGCACTGGCGGTGCGGGCAAGGCAAGAGGTAGCAACTGTGCATACATGTTCTGTAATAGAAGGCATTCAAATTGGTTAGAAGATCGTTTAAACCATGAAATAAAGTAGGAATGTAAATGAGATACTGGTGTTCGCAAGCTACTCGAGTTCaacttgaaaaaaattcaaactcgATTCGGTAATTATCGAGCCAAATTCGGGCTTAATAATACTTGACTTGAATAGCTCGCAAGCCTTATcgagcttttcatatttttatattatcaaatTACGTTATTgtccttaatatatattattagctCTAAGCTTAATTATTGGGTAGAGCTCGAGCTTGAGTACAAAAATTGGTAAACGAGCTTAATCGAGCTCGAACTCAAGTAGCTCAATTATATCTTGAGCCAAGCTCAGGCTTAAAAATAGATGTTCGACTGAGCTTGAGCAAAATTTCGAGCTCCAAATTTCGAGTCAAGCTCGAGCTCAAGCTTGGCAATATTCAGGCTCAGCTCGGCTCAATAACACCCCTAGAATAAAGATTAATTTTCTAGAAAAGGGAAtctctattttgactttggaagtTTCAATACCTGTTGTGCGATCACATCCTTCTCTTCCTGCTCTTTAGCCTTTACTTCCTTTTGAGCCTCAATCTTGTCCTTGATAAGTTCATCAACTTTGCCAGTGTATTCACGGATAAACTGGAAAAACACAATCAAGTAAGGTTCTGACATTATATCTCCAAATTAAGAAAACTCTTAACTAATAAAACCACAATCAAGTGATCATTCTGAAGAAAAAAACAGCAAAGAAATTACCTGTAATAGATACGGGAATGCAAAGTCAATCATATTGTTTATCCAGGCTAGCTCAAGGGCAACATCTGGTCGAACTAAGTCATAACAGACAAAGAGGCACGATGCGAAGCATTCTTTCTTGCCCTGTACATAGAACATCAACAGTGAAATTATATTCAGCTCAAAATATTAACCAGCATTACTGTGACAATTCCAGAAGAAAGAAAAGTACCATAATGGAAAACATGCTTTGCATTAAAAGCTTTTGCTTGATTggttttaagaaatattttatatatttttcgttTTCTGTTCTTGTTTTCTAAGTTTTCATTTCCAATTTTCTAActtgttaaaaatgtgtttaGTTAACGAACATGAAAGACTATATttcaaaatgaaaatatgggAATGTGTTTGGTAATGTTCTTTCTTGAAATGTAAATGTGTAAAAGTGAGTCTATTCCTCATGGGTCCACCCATTTGATGACCATAAAATATTTAATCCAATGAGAGCATGTACACTTAAACAAGGGAAAAAAACCATGTTGTTATAAAGTGAGCTCATATTTAATCCGTGTTTCCGTATTTTCCCTAttctcttccttttctttttctgaacttaaaaaattccattttcccttaattttcaaatttgggtaTGTTTTCGTGCATTTTCTACaaaatatttctcaaaatatGCACCAAAGTGTTTTCAATTTTGTATTTTACTTTTAAGAAAATGAAACTAGAAAATGCTTGTTCTTTCTGAAACCAAACACTACCTTCACTTCCCATATCCTATCGTGTTGTTATCAACAACTATGGTTTTGTACTTAGGCTTGTTCATTTATTTTATACTTGCACCCAAAAGGAAAAGGAGAAGGCAAACTAACATAATTAGAAGCACTGGTTGACCAAGGTGGTGTAATACATTATACCCTCCAAGGAGATAACCATCTCAATACCAAATCATTTATTGGTCAACATATATTTTATGCATATCTAGAATGAGTTGAGTACCTGCTCAATGAAGTAAACAAGCAACTCCTCGGCAAGTTCACGTTCACCAGACTGTGAAGCTGTTTCCATTGCATCTCTGTAATGGTTGTCCTTCTTTGACAAGGCAATTGACTGCTTCCATCTACCTGCCTTTTTGTAAATGTATGCAGCAACGCGCCTCATTTCAAGCAGCTCATGTTTCTCAATCTAATCAAGCAATTTGGAGTTAATATCAGAAAGCAAATTAACAGCAAAGAAAAATGTAAGAACAATACTTCACCTTTTGTGCAAGGCCAATCTGATCAAAGTTATCGTGCAAGTCAATAGATTCTCTCAA
This region includes:
- the LOC107920683 gene encoding GDP-Man:Man(3)GlcNAc(2)-PP-Dol alpha-1,2-mannosyltransferase isoform X1, translated to MLNWILCWSLITLPLATILLLASQILNHRRNKKRAVGFFHPYTNDGGGGERVLWCAVKAIQEQNPDLDSVIFSGDNDASSQSLMSRATDRFGVHLLYPPKVVHLNRRKWIEETTYPHFTMIGQSLGSVYLSWEALNKFTPLYYFDTSGYAFTYPIARLFGCKVICYTHYPTISLDMVSRVRQRSSMYNNDAVIAKSMWLSRCKIIYYRVFSVMYGMVGSCAHLVMVNSSWTQSHIEKLWGIPKRIKRVYPPCDTSGLQALPLERSVETPKIISVAQFRPEKAHSLQLEAFSVAIKKLEHYRRPKLQFVGSCRNKSDEERLQNLKDKAVQLNIQDDVEFHKNVMYRDLVSLLGGAVAGIHSMIDEHFGISVVEYMAAGAIPIAHNSAGPKMDIVLDEDRQQTGFLAQNVEEYADAVLKIVKMPESERLMIATAARRRASRFSEQRFYDDLKAAIRPIICGSS
- the LOC107920683 gene encoding GDP-Man:Man(3)GlcNAc(2)-PP-Dol alpha-1,2-mannosyltransferase isoform X2; this translates as MLNWILCWSLITLPLATILLLASQILNHRRNKKRAVGFFHPYTNDGGGGERVLWCAVKAIQEQNPDLDSVIFSGDNDASSQSLMSRATDRFGVHLLYPPKVVHLNRRKWIEETTYPHFTMIGQSLGSVYLSWEALNKFTPLYYFDTSGYAFTYPIARLFGCKVICYTHYPTISLDMVSRVRQRSSMYNNDAVIAKSMWLSRCKIIYYRVFSVMYGMVGSCAHLVMVNSSWTQSHIEKLWGIPKRIKRVYPPCDTSGLQALPLERSVETPKIISVAQFRPEKAHSLQLEAFSVAIKKLEHYRRPKLQFVGSCRNKSDEERLQNLKDKAVQLNIQDDVEFHKNVMYRDLVSLLGGAVAGIHSMIDEHFGISVVEYMAAGAIPIDEDRQQTGFLAQNVEEYADAVLKIVKMPESERLMIATAARRRASRFSEQRFYDDLKAAIRPIICGSS